A single region of the Psychrobacter alimentarius genome encodes:
- a CDS encoding flavodoxin family protein translates to MNTSVESPLTSTSTDNVPNVSIAVIFHSNYGHTKRVAEAIVKGAHQQLPESQAKVVDVHDVDWDYLDQADLLVFGSAVYMGSVTAEFKTFMDETSKRWYHRVWEGKWAAAFANSGGLSGDKLAVLQQISLYAMQHGMNWIGLPLMPTGHEAHDLNRLSSFLGLMTQSLDGPPEETPGPGDIDTAIWFGDHLAKTIIKHQPASAKP, encoded by the coding sequence ATGAATACATCTGTCGAATCGCCTTTAACCTCCACATCCACTGATAACGTACCCAACGTTTCTATTGCCGTGATTTTTCATAGTAACTATGGGCACACCAAGCGTGTTGCTGAGGCTATTGTCAAAGGGGCGCACCAGCAATTACCAGAATCACAGGCCAAAGTTGTCGATGTTCATGATGTCGATTGGGATTATTTGGATCAAGCAGACTTGTTGGTGTTTGGTAGCGCTGTCTATATGGGTAGCGTGACGGCTGAATTTAAGACCTTTATGGATGAAACCTCAAAGCGTTGGTATCATCGGGTATGGGAAGGTAAGTGGGCAGCAGCCTTTGCCAACTCTGGTGGGCTAAGTGGCGACAAATTGGCAGTATTGCAGCAGATTTCTTTATATGCGATGCAGCATGGCATGAATTGGATTGGGTTGCCCTTGATGCCAACAGGTCATGAAGCCCATGATTTAAACCGTCTGTCCAGCTTCTTGGGGTTAATGACACAATCTTTGGATGGACCGCCAGAAGAAACGCCAGGGCCTGGCGATATTGATACGGCTATTTGGTTCGGTGACCATTTAGCAAAAACCATTATCAAACATCAGCCCGCTTCTGCAAAACCTTGA